From the Lathyrus oleraceus cultivar Zhongwan6 chromosome 4, CAAS_Psat_ZW6_1.0, whole genome shotgun sequence genome, one window contains:
- the LOC127137030 gene encoding secreted RxLR effector protein 161-like, with the protein MENNNSVKNSIVPGTKLSKDEGGTKVDATLFKQMVGSLMYLTITRPDLMYGVSLISRYMSRPTMSHWLAAKRILRYLKGTTELGILYTKNECFSKLLAFTDSGYAGDLDDRRSTSGYVFMIGSGVISWSSKKQPVVTLSTTEAEYIAAALCACQCIWLKKILRKIGVEQVEGTIIQCDSSSAIQLAKNPVFHEKSKHIHVRFHFLRDLVNEGVVELKYCNS; encoded by the coding sequence ATGGAAAACAACAATAGTGTGAAAAATTCAATTGTACCAGGAACAAAGTTGTCAAAAGATGAAGGAGGAACTAAAGTTGATGCAACATTGTTCAAACAAATGGTTGGGAGTCTCATGTATTTAACTATAACTCGTCCTGACTTAATGTATGGTGTAAGTCTCATAAGCAGGTATATGTCTAGACCAACCATGTCACATTGGTTGGCAGCCAAAAGAATTTTGAGGTATTTAAAAGGGACAACTGAGCTAGGCATTCTCTACACAAAGAATGAATGTTTTTCAAAACTCTTGGCATTCACGGATAGTGGCTATGCGGGTGATCTTGATGATAGAAGAAGTACATCTGGATATGTGTTCATGATAGGATCTGGAGTTATATCATGGTCATCTAAAAAACAGCCTGTGGTGACTTTATCAACTACCGAGGCTGAATATATCGCAGCAGCTCTATGTGCTTGTCAGTGTATATGGCTAAAAAAAATCTTGAGAAAGATTGGAGTGGAGCAGGTTGAAGGAACTATAATTCAATGTGACAGCAGCTCTGCCATTCAGTTGGCTAAGAATCCAGTTTTTCACGAAAAAAGTAAGCATATTCATGTGCGATTTCATTTTTTAAGAGATTTAGTAAATGAAGGTGTTGTAGAATTAAAGTACTGCAACTCTTAA
- the LOC127137031 gene encoding uncharacterized protein LOC127137031, whose protein sequence is MDVDTANVLTVLAGVVMPGSRAPAVPFMQVRMPMVDDAQGWCAEAINKTYGASMDLVTLKKMTKRGGKAKVLAPGKLQEERNRIINKKHIVRKPAQTTLSMQDASSAPTPAQAAPSVQVASSMPTSASKKSSVQAASSMPTPAQEASSVQVASSMPTSASKKSCVQAASLMPTPAQAASSVQAASSMPTPAQAASSVQAASSMPTPAPTVVPVHATTSENFSFMPTPTLSHQTMAGPQSINLQTMASPSNLAEEEDVDADEDEAVGQETITPLVPTIDENGKVIIKPSGTGLVPAKEVAGAINYAIRKQFYKPIHHWSALDPDTKADWFKLFGEKVSWDPFDHAFVYSAFEKKGRKRLNDMLGKARRKGTRPSWIGDDAWVELQTYWKKTEFLAVSSQNKTNRASARGGAVHTTGRKAHIDVALQLSRELQRDLRPDELFLKTHKRKNGEWVDSRAASTYKTFKEKFDAELQPTEEGNGEVVQVLDEERVNQLWTEAAGGRNRGRVYGAADLAINLKRGSKSFTQQSQTPQHSMFGMSLEAERAARIRAEQIAEAATTQLQEANEAMRAATEAAKAATETAQRMEREMNAWKEFMMKKFDTSTFVSHSHHYDDDLDDQSLDED, encoded by the exons ATGGATGTAGATACTGCAAACGTGCTGACAGTTTTAGCCGGTGTTGTGATGCCTGGATCTCGGGCGCCTGCAGTTCCTTTTATGCAAGTGAGGATGCCGATGGTTGATGATGCGCAAGGTTGGTGTGCTGAGGCTATAAATAAAACCTATGGTGCTTCAATGGATTTGGTTACTCTCAAAAAG ATGACTAAAAGAGGTGGAAAAGCTAAGGTATTAGCACCAGGAAAACTTCAAGAAGAACGAAATCGCATAATTAACAAGAAGCATATCGTTAGGAAACCTGCTCAAACAACATTGTCTATGCAGGATGCATCATCGGCACCAACACCAGCTCAGGCAGCACCGTCCGTGCAGGTTGCATCGTCGATGCCGACATCAGCTTCGAAAAAATCATCTGTGCAGGCTGCATCGTCGATGCCAACACCAGCTCAGGAAGCATCGTCCGTGCAGGTTGCATCATCAATGCCAACATCAGCTTCTAAAAAATCGTGTGTGCAGGCTGCATCGTTGATGCCAACACCAGCTCAGGCAGCATCGTCCGTGCAGGCTGCATCGTCGATGCCAACACCAGCTCAGGCAGCATCGTCCGTGCAGGCTGCATCGTCGATGCCAACACCAGCTCCAACTGTAGTACCTGTTCATGCCACTACCTCTGAGAATTTCAGTTTTATGCCTACTCCAACTTTAAGCCATCAAACAATGGCTGGCCCTCAAAGTATAAACCTTCAAACAATGGCTAGCCCTTCAAATTTGGCAGAGGAGGAAGATGTGGATGCTGATGAGGATGAGGCGGTGGGTCAAGAAACTATTACCCCTCTTGTGCCAACAATAGATGAGAATGGGAAAGTTATTATAAAACCATCTGGTACTGG GCTAGTTCCTGCCAAAGAAGTTGCTGGTGCCATTAATTATGCGATACGCAAACAATTTTATAAACCTATACATCATTGGTCTGCACTCGATCCTGATACGAAAGCTGATTGGTTTAAGTTGTTTGGA gAGAAGGTTTCGTGGGATCCTTTCGATCATGCATTTGTCTATAGCGCATTtgaaaaaaaaggaagaaaacGATTAAACGACATGTTGGGGAAGGCGAGGAGAAAAGGGACTCGACCTTCATGGATTGGTGATGATGCTTGGGTTGAACTTCAAACTTATTGGAAAAAGACCGAGTTTTTGGCTGTGTCTTCTCAAAACAAGACCAATCGAGCTTCCGCAAGAGGCGGAGCAGTCCACACCACAGGCCGTAAGGCTCATATTGATGTTGCACTTCAACTT TCACGTGAACTTCAAAGGGATCTGCGTCCCGATGAGTTATTTTTAAAAACACACAAGAGGAAAAATGGTGAATGGGTTGACAGTCGTGCTGCATCTACTTAT AAGACTTTTAAAGAGAAGTTTGATGCAGAACTTCAGCCAACTGAAGAAGGGAATGGAGAGGTTGTTCAGGTGTTAGATGAAGAGCGTGTAAATCAGCTATGGACAGAGGCTGCTGGGGGCCGTAACCGTGGTCGGGTTTATGGCGCTGCAGATTTAGCTATTAATCTAAAACGTGGATCAAAAAGTTTTACCCAACAATCTCAAACTCCTCAACACTCTATGTTTGGGATGTCATTAGAAGCTGAAAGAGCAGCTAGAATTAGAGCTGAACAAATTGCCGAGGCTGCAACGACCCAATTACAAGAGGCTAACGAAGCAATGCGAGCTGCTACCGAGGCTGCAAAAGCTGCTACCGAGACTGCACAAAGGATGGAGAGGGAGATGAATGCTTGGAAGGAATTTATGATGAAGAAATTTGACACTTCAACTTTTGTATCACATTCTCATCATTATGATGACGATTTGGATGATCAATCATTAGATGAAGATTGA
- the LOC127075048 gene encoding heat shock 70 kDa protein 8-like has product MTEARLKRPIRNVVLTVPVSFSRFQLTRLERACAMAGLHILRLMPEPTAVAMLYGQQQLKASQESMGSGSEKIALIFNMGAGFCDVAVTATDGGVSQIKALAGSTVGGEDLLQNMMRHLLPDSENIFKSHAVKQIESMALLRVAAQDAIHQLSSQISVQVDVDLGDGLKVYKVVDRAEFEEVKEIRQQKKIICWDI; this is encoded by the coding sequence ATGACAGAAGCACGTCTGAAACGACCGATAAGAAATGTAGTGCTTACCGTTCCAGTTTCGTTCAGTCGTTTCCAGCTGACCCGCCTAGAGCGTGCTTGTGCGATGGCTGGTCTTCATATTCTCAGGTTAATGCCTGAACCAACAGCAGTGGCAATGTTATATGGACAGCAGCAACTGAAAGCTTCTCAGGAATCTATGGGCAGTGGAAGTGAGAAAATTGCTCTCATTTTTAATATGGGTGCTGGTTTTTGCGACGTTGCTGTGACTGCTACCGACGGAGGAGTATCCCAGATAAAAGCCTTGGCAGGAAGTACTGTTGGCGGAGAAGACTTGCTTCAGAATATGATGCGGCATCTGTTACCGGattctgaaaatattttcaaGAGTCATGCGGTCAAACAAATCGAGTCAATGGCATTGCTTCGAGTTGCAGCCCAGGATGCAATTCACCAGCTTTCGTCTCAAATCAGTGTTCAGGTCGATGTAGACTTGGGAGATGGTTTGAAGGTATACAAGGTTGTTGACAGGGCGGAGTTTGAGGAGGTGAAGGAAATCAGGCAGCAGAAGAAAATCATTTGTTGGGATATTTAA
- the LOC127137032 gene encoding uncharacterized protein LOC127137032 codes for MDRTWMYDRVYSNRHGLKEEYVRGVKDFVKRALKQPICKSEGGIRCPCINCKCLKIRTPTNVRLHLYRDGFQPDYWIWTQHGEVELNVNTRNDSNSSEHVHHDDQIEAMNQMVYDAFRPYGVFSHVNDNIEVEEYTEDEFPNEDAKRFYDKLISFNKPIYEGATQSILSISTQLLEIRSNWHVPQKGLDFVAQMLKSVCPVQKCLPDNYYQATQLVSKLGLKVEKIDCCKNGCMLYYKDDSNLSECKFCNAPRFIPRKTGMGKYKDIPVKRMFYFPIIPRLQRLYASTESASEMRWHHMNKNSSNILRHPSDGKAWKHFDSVYPDFSREPRNVRLGLCSDGFTPYIQASASPYSCWPIIVTPYNLPPEMCMTKPYLFLACLIPGPKNPKLKIDVYLQPLIDDLHRLWSNGILTYDISTKQNFIMKACLMWTINDFPAYGMLSGWGTQGKLACPHCMEHTDAFTLKSGHKNSWFDCHRRFLPSNHSFRRSKRSFLKNRAVTNEPPPISTGKDIWAVISNFPKVTEIGWEAKWKEFEGYGVDHNWKKRSIFWDLPYWKDNLLRHNLDVMHIEKNVFDNIFNTVMNVKDKTKDNEKAREDLAKLCFRGDLELQPLENGKNGKPKASYTLTKSEAKLVCKWLKELRMPDGYASNLSRCANVEKGTVHGMKSHDCHVFMECLLPIAFHSLPDLVWKPLTELSRFFKDLCCNTLRMDDLIKLDENIPIIICKLERIFPPGFFDSMEHLPIHLAKEAILGGPVQYRWMYPFERFMGVSKRAVTNKARVEGSICSDYIHRETNYFCSHYFNSFRLLPTINLSNKPHLDNDDILPTMSILQSGGRPSGKSRKYFLSDKEWKSSHVHVLINCDEVKPYLDIFLENHSLDIEDSSGRIHIEFPIWLKKYVNEETNGVTNQDIIALSRSPASMAISWNMYFINGYKFHTEEWSKGRKTSNCGVHVKGLAEGGNTDFYGIIKHIFELDYFGLKHKIPVFYCEWFDPTRNTGTKVHPQYKTVDIKMDKRYRPYDPFILAQNARQVYYVPYPEMCRDMRGWCAAITTKPRGRVEIDNIEDEVPYQSDGMLPALPNVEIEAISCLRDMSQLDVFEEIFDCSTSEADRGH; via the exons ATGGATCGTACTTGGATGTACGATAGAGTATATTCCAATAGACACGGATTGAAAGAAGAGTATGTTCGCGGGGTTAAAGACTTCGTAAAGAGGGCTTTGAAACAACCTATTTGTAAATCTGAGGGAGGGATAAGGTGTCCGTGTATAAATTGCAAGTGTCTCAAGATAAGAACACCAACTAATGTTAGACTTCACTTGTATCGAGATGGATTTCAACCAGACTATTGGATTTGGACTCAACATGGAGAAGTAGAGCTCAATGTTAATACAAGGAATGATTCAAATAGTAGTGAGCATGTGCATCATGATGACCAAATTGAGGCAATGAATCAGATGGTGTATGATGCTTTTAGGCCTTATGGAGTATTCTCTCACGTGAATGATAACATAGAAGTTGAGGAATATACGGAGGATGAGTTTCCCAACGAAGATGCCAAACGATTTTATGACAAGTTGATATCTTTCAACAAGCCCATTTATGAGGGAGCTACCCAATCAATATTATCAATATCTACTCAACTTCTTGAAATTAGGTCTAATTGGCATGTACCACAAAAAGGTTTAGATTTTGTTGCACAAATGCTTAAAAGTGTATGTCCAGTTCAAAAATGCTTGCCCGATAACTATTACCAAGCAACACAGTTGGTATCTAAGTTAGGGCTAAAGGTTGAGAAGATTGATTGTTGTAAGAATGGTTGTATGTTATATTACAAGGATGATAGCAATCTATCAGAGTGCAAATTTTGTAATGCTCCTAGGTTCATTCCTCGCAAGACTGGCATGGGAAAGTACAAAGATATCCCAGTGAAGAGAATGTTCTACTTCCCAATCATTCCCAGATTACAAAGATTGTATGCATCAACTGAGTCGGCAAGTGAAATGAGATGGCATCACATGAACAAAAATAGTTCCAACATCCTTCGCCACCCGTCAGATGGAAAAGCATGGAAACATTTTGATAGTGTATATCCTGACTTTTCTAGGGAACCCAGAAATGTAAGGTTGGGTCTGTGTTCAGATGGTTTTACTCCTTACATTCAAGCGTCTGCTTCTCCATACTCATGTTGGCCAATAATAGTTACTCCGTATAATCTCCCCCCTGAAATGTGCATGACCAAACCATACTTGTTTTTGGCATGCCTCATACCCGGACCTAAAAACCCTAAATTAAAGATAGATGTCTACTTGCAACCATTGATTGATGATCTACATCGATTGTGGTCCAATGGAATATTGACCTATGATATATCTACAAAACAAAACTTCATCATGAAAGCCTGCTTGATGTGgacaattaatgattttccagccTATGGTATGTTATCTGGATGGGGAACACAAGGTAAattggcatgccctcattgtATGGAACACACTGATGCTTTCACCTTGAAAAGTGGCCATAAGAATTCCTGGTTTGACTGTCATCGTCGTTTCTTGCCATCTAATCACTCCTTCAGAAGGAGTAAAAGAAGTTTCCTAAAAAATAGGGCTGTGACCAATGAGCCACCTCCCATTTCCACAGGGAAAGATATATGGGCGGTAATAAGTAATTTTCCAAAAGTTACTGAAATTGGATGGGAGGCGAAATGGAAAGAATTCGAAGGGTATGGAGTGGATCACAATTGGAAAAAGCGAAGTATTTTTTGGGATCTCCCATATTGGAAGGATAATTTGTTAAGGCATAACCTCGATGTGATGCACATAGAAAAAAACGTCTTCGATAATATATTTAATACTGTCATGAATGTTAAGGATAAAACAAAGGATAATGAAAAGGCAAGAGAAGACTTGGCTAAATTATGCTTTCGCGGGGACTTAGAGCTCCAACCCTTAGAAAACGGAAAGAATGGTAAACCAAAGGCTAGTTACACTCTAACCAAATCTGAAGCCAAGTTGGTTTGTAAATGGCTTAAGGAATTGAGAATGCCAGATGGCTATGCTTCAAACCTCAGTAGGTGTGCGAATGTAGAAAAGGGTACGGTGCATGGGATGAAGAGCCATGATTGTCATGTTTTCATGGAATGTTTACTCCCAATTGCATTCCATTCATTGCCAGATTTGGTTTGGAAACCATTAACTGAGCTAAGTCGATTCTTTAAAGATCTTTGTTGCAATACATTGAGGATGGACGACTTAATTAAGTTGGATGAGAATATTCCAATTATCATATGCAAGTTGGAAAGGATTTTTCCACCAGGTTTCTTTGACTCAATGGAGCATCTTCCAATCCATCTTGCCAAAGAAGCAATTCTAGGTGGTCCAGTACAGTACCGATGGATGTATCCATTCGAAAG ATTTATGGGAGTCTCAAAGAGGGCAGTGACAAATAAGGCTAGAGTTGAAGGTTCCATATGCAGTGATTATATACATCGCGAGACAAATTACTTTTGCTCTCATTATTTCAACTCTTTCCGTTTGTTGCCAACCATAAATCTTAGTAACAAACCTCATTTAGACAATGATGACATTCTACCTACAATGTCCATTCTACAAAGTGGCGGTCGACCAAGTGGGAAGTCACGAAAATATTTTCTATCTGATAAGGAATGGAAGTCTTCACATGTGCATGTCTTGATAAATTGTGATGAGGTTAAACCATATCTTGA CATATTCTTAGAGAACCACTCTCTAGATATAGAAGATTCATCTGGGCGCATACATATAGAGTTTCCCATATGGCTGAAGAAATATGTAAATGAGGAGACAAATGGAGTTACTAACCAAGATATAATTGCCTTGTCTCGCAGTCCTGCATCAATGGCCATATCATGGAACATGTATTTTATCAATGGGTACAAGTTTCATACTGAAGAATGGAGCAAAGGTAGAAAAACTAGCAATTGTGGTGTGCACGTGAAAGGTCTTGCAGAAGGAGGAAATACTGATTTTTATGGAATAATCAAACATATCTTTGAGCTAGATTACTTTGGTCTGAAGCATAAGATTCCAGTTTTTTATTGTGAATGGTTTGATCCAACAAGGAATACGGGCACAAAGGTTCACCCACAATATAAAACTGTGGATATTAAGATGGATAAACGTTATCGTCCTTATGATCCTTTCATCCTTGCGCAAAATGCAAGACAAGTGTATTATGTCCCATATCCAGAAATGTGTAGAGATATGCGTGGATGGTGTGCGGCAATCACCACAAAACCAAGGGGTCGCGTAGAGATTGACAACATAGAGGATGAAGTACCTTATCAATCTGATGGGATGTTACCGGCGCTACCCAATGTAGAAATTGAAGCAATATCTTGTTTGCGTGACATGTCACAATTAGATGTGTTTGAAGAGATTTTTGATTGCTCTACTAGTGAAGCAGATAGAGGGCATTGA
- the LOC127137033 gene encoding indole-3-acetic acid-amido synthetase GH3.6 — translation MYIIRSSGTSGGERKMMPAIEEDFGRRYLIFRLLMPIMNQFVPDLDKGKGMYLMFTRNESKTPGGIKTSAALTRFYKSSHFLNRSYNPFTSPNETVLCLDSYQSMYSQLLCGLCQNNEVLRVGAVFATSLIHAVRFLEKNWSLLCDDIRTGTINPLITDISVREAVMKILKSDKNLADFIQSECSKGSWQGIITRLWPNTKYVDVTVTGSMSQYIPTLDYYCNGLPLVSNIYAASEGFFGVNLNPLCKPCHVSYTLIPTMCYYEFLPVNRSNDPVNEKEQQELVDLVDVKLDQEYELVVTTYCNNGGQTQKVVLTD, via the exons ATGTATATCATTAGAAG CTCAGGAACATCTGGTGGTGAGAGAAAGATGATGCCAGCAATTGAAGAAGATTTTGGAAGAAGATATTTGATATTTAGACTATTAATGCCAATAATGAATCAATTTGTTCCTGACCTAGATAAAGGAAAAGGAATGTACCTAATGTTTACAAGAAATGAATCTAAAACACCAGGAGGCATTAAAACTAGTGCAGCCCTCACAAGATTTTACAAAAGTTCTCATTTTTTAAACAGATCTTACAATCCATTCACAAGTCCAAATGAAACTGTTCTCTGTCTTGACTCATACCAAAGTATGTATTCACAACTTCTATGTGGTCTTTGTCAAAACAACGAGGTCCTTCGTGTCGGTGCTGTTTTCGCTACAAGTCTCATTCACGCTGTTCGGTTCCTCGAGAAAAATTGGTCACTTCTCTGCGATGATATAAGAACAGGAACAATTAATCCTCTCATCACTGACATTTCAGTGAGAGAGGCTGTTATGAAAATTCTTAAATCTGACAAAAATCTTGCTGATTTTATTCAGAGTGAGTGTAGCAAGGGTTCTTGGCAAGGTATTATTACTAGGTTGTGGCCTAATACTAAGTATGTTGATGTTACTGTGACAGGATCAATGTCACAGTATATTCCTACTTTGGATTACTATTGTAATGGTCTTCCACTTGTATCTAACATTTATGCTGCTAGTGAAGGTTTCTTCGGTGTTAACCTTAATCCTCTTTGTAAACCATGTCATGTGTCTTATACCCTTATCCCTACCATGTGCTACTATGAGTTCTTACCTGTTAATAGAAGTAATGATCCTGTGAATGAGAAAGAACAACAAGAGTTGGTGGATCTTGTTGATGTCAAGCTTGATCAAGAATATGAGCTTGTTGTTACCACTTATTGTAACAATGGAGGCCAAACTCAAAAAGTGGTTCTCACCGACTAA